CTTTGCCCCATTCGGGGCTGCGTCGCTCTGTCCGCTATTACTCCCGCAGATTAAATCTGAATTATCAGCCCAGATTTAAGGGAAACTCCTCTCCTTCGTCGCCGAAGGGGACGCTGTATGCTTTTCGCCCCGCACAAGGGCGCAATGACTTGGATTTTACTATTGTTAGTTATTACCTCACATTGATGATATGTAAGTTGTCATTTCTAAAGGATTGAAAGTGCGAACTCGACCCATTGTGGGTTACTTTAGAAATGCCTTCTATCCCCCTATTAATCTAGGTTTCAGAAGAACGAATCGCACACGACCTTCGGTCGGCGAATCGGCTTTGCCGATTGATTCGCCTCGGTACTGGTTATCAAGGTAATCCCATTCTGGATTTGCGTTTAGTTGAGATTCGTCATGGTCGTAGCTGGTATCGATATCTTACTTCGGTACTTGACCCCAAGATTTTACCTCCCTTTGTGGTTGGCGCTCTCTACTCACGTCGCTGGCGAATCGAAGAAAGTTTTCTTCTACTTAAACGGTTGCCAGGTTTGAGTTACTTGTGGACTGGTGAGCCACTGCGTTGGGCGGGTTCCCCGACTTGAAGCAAGTGGCGTTCGATTAATGGGATTAAATTACAAATCTGGGCAACATGGCTTTTCTCTGCTCTTCTCCTCGCTCTCTCTGATGAGATTGCTGACGAGCTTACCTTACYTATAAATTCTATTTCTGTAGAAATGGTTTTTCGCGGAATTTATCATTTTACCCAAGCATTAAATCAAGGCAATGTCACCAATATTGTCGCCTATCTAACTGCACCTGAAAATCGCGACTTGGGGATAGTCAAATCCCCTCGCCCTAAAAGAGCTATGCCACCTCTGGACTTGTCTCCGAATCCCTCTTGACAACCGACACAGAGCCTTAACTTGTCACCAATGCCTATTGCCAATTGGCTCGATATCGAGCTGCGGTAAAACGAGCCAAAGCTTTGTGTTAGATAATAACTATTATCTATTTGAGAGGTAATAACAATGCTCCAATTTTTGGGTTCGGTTGGTAAAAACTGCCGCTGGTCTAAACTTCCAATTCGTTATCGAGGAGCATTAATTCTTTCCATACCAGCAATTTGCACTTTTACTATCTTAGTAACCTGGATTTGGTCGCGAGAAGATGCGATCGCCGTTCATCGACAAATCGATCGCAGCGAGATGGCGATTATTGAAACTAACAATGTACTTTCTTTAATCAATAGCGCAGAAACGGGGATTCGTGGCTACGTAATTACTCGTCGACCCGATTTTCTCGAATCTTACCAGCAGGCAACTAAAGAGGTGCCAAATAGCCTGACCAAACTTGAAGATTTACACCGCGACACTTCACAACAGCCAGATGTGGCGCAAATTACCAAACTCATACGAAGAGAAATGAGTTTGTTAGCGCAAACAGTAGCAGCAACAAATCGAACCAGTCCGCGTTCTTCTCAGATCGATAATTTATTTTCTCAAAGCCAAACTACTTTAGATGCTATTAAAGTTAATGCTAATACCTTAAGAACGGAAGAGTGGGAGTTGCTAAATACTCACAGACAAAAACTTTTCGATGTCAGAAAAACGACAAACATTTTATTGTGGTGTGTTGCTATTATTAGTCTTCTCGGTTTTTTGGCAGCACTATGTTTATTCGATCTATTAGAGCGTGAGCTAGAAAATAGACGAATGGAACTACAAGCAAGAGCGGGAGAACTTGTCAGTCTCAATCAAACTTTAGTTCAAATTAATAGTACCCTGGCAGAACGCAACCAGGAACTTCATGATTTTTCCCATATCGTATCTCACGATCTCAAAGCACCACTTAGAGCAATTAGCAATCTTTCTTTGTGGATTGAAGAAGACTTAGAAGGTAAACTCACCCCAGATACTCAAAAGCAGATGAATTTACTGAGAGAGCGAGTTGGCAGAATGGAAAACATGATTGAAGGGCTGCTACAATATGCTCGCGCAGGCAGGCAGATAAGCTCCGAAGAAAAAGTTGATGTCAGACAACTGATAGAGGAAACTGTCGATCTTCTAGCTCCTCCCCCAGAGTTTAAGATAGCAATAGAAGGAGAAATGCCAATAATTGAAACTCAACGTTTGCTTTTAAGCCAGATTTTTTCTAACTTAATTAGCAATAGCATCAAGCATCATCACAATCCTTCTCAGGGAAAAATAGTCATTTCAGTTCTAGAACGAGAGAAGTTTTACGAATTTGCCGTTAGCGATAATGGACCTGGCATTGCTGCTAAAGCACAGGCGAAAATTTTTGATATCTTTCAAACTTTAGGCAAACAAAATGATAAACGCAACACGGGAATCGGTCTGGCAACTGTCAAAAAAATTGTAGAAAATCAAAACGGCGCGATCGAAGTAGAATCCGAACTAAATCGCGGGACGACTTTTCGCTTTCTTTGGGCTAAATAATGCCAGACAGTAGGGGCAAGGCATGCCTCACCCATACATAAATATCATCTTTTATACTGCTTGCGGTTGTGGTTGTGGCTGGAATTGGAACAGTGAATACACAACATTACGGCGAATATCGATCATCATTTCAATAAACATCTCGTAACCTTCTTGTTTGTATTCAATCAGAGGATCTTTTTGTCCGTAACCCCGCAAACCAATAGACTCCCGCAGGGCATCCATTGCCTGGAGGTGTTCGCGCCATAGAGTATCGATTTGCTGGAGGATAAAGAAGCGTTCGGCTTGTCGCATCAAGCCAGGCTGGATGCTATCGATCTGATTTTCTTTAAGGTCATAAGCTTTACGAACCTCTTCATGAAGAAAAGTCTTAATTTCGCCTACGGTCATGTCT
This DNA window, taken from Myxosarcina sp. GI1, encodes the following:
- a CDS encoding ATP-binding protein — its product is MLQFLGSVGKNCRWSKLPIRYRGALILSIPAICTFTILVTWIWSREDAIAVHRQIDRSEMAIIETNNVLSLINSAETGIRGYVITRRPDFLESYQQATKEVPNSLTKLEDLHRDTSQQPDVAQITKLIRREMSLLAQTVAATNRTSPRSSQIDNLFSQSQTTLDAIKVNANTLRTEEWELLNTHRQKLFDVRKTTNILLWCVAIISLLGFLAALCLFDLLERELENRRMELQARAGELVSLNQTLVQINSTLAERNQELHDFSHIVSHDLKAPLRAISNLSLWIEEDLEGKLTPDTQKQMNLLRERVGRMENMIEGLLQYARAGRQISSEEKVDVRQLIEETVDLLAPPPEFKIAIEGEMPIIETQRLLLSQIFSNLISNSIKHHHNPSQGKIVISVLEREKFYEFAVSDNGPGIAAKAQAKIFDIFQTLGKQNDKRNTGIGLATVKKIVENQNGAIEVESELNRGTTFRFLWAK
- a CDS encoding transposase, yielding MIRLGTGYQGNPILDLRLVEIRHGRSWYRYLTSVLDPKILPPFVVGALYSRRWRIEESFLLLKRLPGLSYLWTGEPLRWAGSPT